The following coding sequences lie in one Timaviella obliquedivisa GSE-PSE-MK23-08B genomic window:
- a CDS encoding iron-siderophore ABC transporter substrate-binding protein, giving the protein MNSPALIRWRSLLVLLFSTLSACHFQIPETNQPTSSLSVQASNTDPACKVVNHAWGKTELCEQPQRIIALDPHALDLLLSLNIQPIGYSEDSRALVGNPKLGQSVNGVKYLGDRLRSSPTHVGTWQTPSLETMLGLKPDLILSGYLDESQYKNFSQLAPTLIPIDDWTSPKQWQDSLLLLGQILDRETQAQQAIDAYNRNVISTKNELIQTGRQNVLLLSMTGLDDVGIFNHKTFAGAILEDLGFELLVPNELSETNGEIVISLETLPQLRPDLIIVMASGDSQVDQVKSVWEGNSVLRSLPAYQNDQVYFVDYHLWSRIQGAIAAELVIAQVREMLLNTKSVSAR; this is encoded by the coding sequence CTCACCCGCTTTAATTCGTTGGCGATCGCTCCTCGTTCTCCTATTCTCTACACTCTCTGCCTGTCATTTTCAAATTCCTGAAACTAATCAACCGACATCGTCTTTGTCCGTTCAAGCTAGCAATACCGATCCGGCTTGCAAAGTCGTGAACCATGCCTGGGGAAAAACTGAGCTATGTGAACAACCTCAGCGCATCATTGCACTTGATCCCCATGCCCTGGATTTACTGCTCTCTCTAAACATTCAACCCATTGGCTACTCTGAAGACAGCCGCGCTTTAGTGGGCAACCCCAAATTAGGGCAATCGGTCAACGGCGTAAAGTATTTGGGCGATCGCCTGCGTTCTTCACCCACTCATGTAGGTACATGGCAAACTCCGTCTCTAGAAACCATGCTAGGGCTAAAACCTGATCTAATTCTTAGCGGGTATTTAGACGAATCACAATACAAAAACTTTTCTCAACTGGCACCGACGCTGATCCCAATTGACGACTGGACTTCTCCCAAGCAATGGCAGGATAGCTTACTGCTTTTAGGACAAATTCTCGATCGGGAAACGCAAGCTCAGCAGGCGATCGACGCATACAATAGAAACGTAATTTCTACAAAAAATGAATTAATACAAACGGGTCGCCAAAACGTTTTACTGTTGTCAATGACCGGGTTAGATGATGTTGGTATTTTTAATCATAAAACATTTGCAGGAGCAATTTTAGAAGATCTAGGCTTTGAACTTTTAGTTCCGAATGAGTTAAGCGAAACAAATGGAGAAATTGTAATCTCCCTGGAAACGCTGCCCCAACTTAGACCTGATTTGATCATTGTGATGGCAAGTGGAGACAGCCAAGTTGACCAGGTGAAATCGGTATGGGAAGGCAATTCCGTTTTACGATCGCTTCCAGCCTATCAGAACGATCAAGTCTATTTTGTCGATTATCATCTGTGGAGCCGGATTCAGGGAGCGATCGCTGCCGAGCTAGTTATTGCGCAGGTTCGGGAGATGCTGCTGAATACCAAATCAGTCTCGGCACGCTAA